A part of Melittangium boletus DSM 14713 genomic DNA contains:
- a CDS encoding metal-sulfur cluster assembly factor, producing the protein MMSESDVREVIQDIPDPCSLATGVPLGIGEMGLIQAIECREGGVTVRLHITSPMCMMAAYFMREIEQRLGARMDPQGVKVEFDHALEWTPAHISADARQRLLDRRIRTLGGRQLSGP; encoded by the coding sequence ATGATGAGTGAGAGCGACGTGCGAGAGGTCATCCAGGACATTCCGGACCCGTGCAGCCTCGCGACCGGCGTGCCCCTGGGCATCGGCGAGATGGGGCTCATCCAGGCCATCGAGTGCCGAGAGGGCGGGGTGACGGTGCGCCTGCACATCACCTCGCCCATGTGCATGATGGCGGCCTACTTCATGCGGGAGATCGAGCAGCGGCTGGGCGCCCGGATGGATCCCCAAGGCGTGAAGGTGGAGTTCGATCACGCCCTGGAGTGGACGCCCGCCCACATCTCCGCGGATGCGCGCCAGCGCCTGTTGGATCGGCGCATCCGCACGCTCGGGGGCCGCCAGTTGTCCGGCCCGTGA